CGCGGCTGGGGCAGCAGGGCGCGGGCGATGGCGATGCGCTGCTTCTGGCCGCCGGACAGGTTGCTCGCCCCCTCCTCCACCAGCGTGTCATAGCCGTCGGGCAGGCGGTGGATGAACTCGTCGGCGCCGGCCAGCCGGGCGGCCTCGACGATCTCCTCGCGGCTGGCCTCCGGCATGGTCATGGCGATGTTGTCGCGGATGGTGCCGCGGAACAGGAAATTCTCCTGAAGCACGACCCCGATGGAACGGCGCAGATGGGCCAGATCCAGCTCGCGGATGTCGAGCCCGTCATAGCGGATGCTGCCCTCCTGCACCGGGTAGAAGCCCTGGAGCAGCCGCATCAGCGTGCTCTTGCCCGAGCCGCTGCGCCCGACCAGCCCGACGATGGATCCGGCCGGCACAGCCAGCGTCACACCGTCCAAAGCCGGCGGCCGGTTGCGGTCGTAGCGGAAACCCAGCCCCTCGATCTCGATACGGCCGACCAGGACGGGGCAGGCGCCGCTGCCCTCGCGCCTGGGCTCGGCCGGGTGGTTCATCACCTCGCCCAGCATGCGCACCGAGAGCGCGGTCTCCTGATACTGGTGGATCAGCGAGACGAGCTGGACCAGCGGCGTCACCACCCGGCCCGACAGCATCTGAAAGGCGATGAGCGCGCCGACCGAGAGCTGGCGGTCGAAGACGTCGAAGGCGCCGACGGCGACCACCGCCACCATCATCGCCTTCTCCAGGAACTCGGTCACCGTGCGGGCGGCGATGGAGATGCGGCCGACCCGGTAATGGCTGGTCACCGCGCGGGCCGCCTTGCGGTCCCAACCGCGGCGCTGCTGCGGTTCCAGCGCCGAGGACTTGACGGTGCGCATGCCGTGGATGGTCTCCACCAGCATGGCCTGCCGCTCGGCGTCAGCGTTGTAGAGGTCACGCAGGCGGCTGCGATAGACCGGCACCAGGGCGACCACCACTCCGGCGATCAGACCGGCGAACAGCAGGGCCACCAGCGTCAGCTTGACCGAATAGAAGAACAGCACCGGCAGGAAGACCAGCAGCACCAAGCTGTCGAGTACGGTGGAGAGCAGGTTTCCGGTCAGGAACTCGCGGATGCGCTCCACCTGCTGCATGTGGCGCACGGTGACGCCGGCCGAATGCCCGTCGAAGAAGGTGATGGGCAGGTCGAGCAGATGGCCGAAGGTACGGTTCAGCAGGCGGATGTCGATGCGGTTGGCCGCCGCCAGCAGGATGAACTGGCGCAGGAAGCGGAAGGCCGCCTCGAACAGCAGGGCGGCCAGCACGCCGATGGTCAGCACCTGGAGCGTGGTGACGGTCTCGTTCACCAGCACCTTGTCGATCACGATCTGGAAATAGACCGGAACGGCAAGCGCGAGCGCGTGCAGCACCAGCGCCGCGACCACCACGTCGCGGAAGGCCGATTTCTGGCGCAGGATCTCCGGCACGAACCAGCGCAGGCCGAAGGGCTGGCGCGGATCGGCGATGCCATGGCGCGGCTTCAGGAAGACCAGATCCCCGTCCCAGCGCTCCAGGAAGCGGTCGCGCGGCACGTCGATGACGTCCAGCCGGTCGGCCAGCGGATCGACGACGCCGATGACCGGCTCCTCGGCCGGATCCGCGGGACGCGACAGCCCGACCAGGATGACGGTGTTGCCGTTGGACAGCCGCGCCAGCAGCGGGAAGACGGGGGGCAGGGCCTGCAGGGCTTTCCAGTCCAGCCGGCGGGCGGTCGCCTTGAAGCCGGTGGCGTCGGCGATGCGCAGCAGGTCGGCGATGGAGGGTTCGCCTCTTCCAGGGGCGACGCGGGCGCGCAGGGCGGACGGCGAGGCCGACAGGCCATGATGGCGCGCCACCAGCGTCAGGCAGCGCAGCGCGGTGCTCTCGTCATGCTCAGAAGCGCCCCCTGGAACGGGCGGCGCGACGGTCGTGCCGGCGTCCGGCATCG
This region of Azospirillum sp. B510 genomic DNA includes:
- a CDS encoding peptidase domain-containing ABC transporter, with protein sequence MPDAGTTVAPPVPGGASEHDESTALRCLTLVARHHGLSASPSALRARVAPGRGEPSIADLLRIADATGFKATARRLDWKALQALPPVFPLLARLSNGNTVILVGLSRPADPAEEPVIGVVDPLADRLDVIDVPRDRFLERWDGDLVFLKPRHGIADPRQPFGLRWFVPEILRQKSAFRDVVVAALVLHALALAVPVYFQIVIDKVLVNETVTTLQVLTIGVLAALLFEAAFRFLRQFILLAAANRIDIRLLNRTFGHLLDLPITFFDGHSAGVTVRHMQQVERIREFLTGNLLSTVLDSLVLLVFLPVLFFYSVKLTLVALLFAGLIAGVVVALVPVYRSRLRDLYNADAERQAMLVETIHGMRTVKSSALEPQQRRGWDRKAARAVTSHYRVGRISIAARTVTEFLEKAMMVAVVAVGAFDVFDRQLSVGALIAFQMLSGRVVTPLVQLVSLIHQYQETALSVRMLGEVMNHPAEPRREGSGACPVLVGRIEIEGLGFRYDRNRPPALDGVTLAVPAGSIVGLVGRSGSGKSTLMRLLQGFYPVQEGSIRYDGLDIRELDLAHLRRSIGVVLQENFLFRGTIRDNIAMTMPEASREEIVEAARLAGADEFIHRLPDGYDTLVEEGASNLSGGQKQRIAIARALLPQPRLLILDEATSALDPDSEAIVMANLRHIARGRTVLIVTHRLSTLTGCDTIAVLEQGRLLDLAPHPILLDRCAEYRHLWQQQNRGR